In a single window of the Serratia quinivorans genome:
- the bglF_1 gene encoding EIIBCA-Bgl, whose protein sequence is MPKNYAEISPAIVKALGGLTNIEAVTHCMTRLRFVVKDQALIDTLALKAINGVLGVVHSGEQCQVIIGNEVSKAYQAVLALGMPGNPPTATPAKRKITLKGIGAGILDALIGTMSPLIPAIIGGSMVKLLAMILDMFGVFEKGSSTLVILNVIGDGAFFFLPVMVAASAALKFKTNMSLAIAIAGVLLHPNFIDLMAKAAQGQAVEFAYIPVTAVKYTYTVIPALVMTWILSYIERWVDRITPAVTKNFLKPMLIVLIAAPIAIVFIGPVGIWIGSGISALVYTVHGYLGWLSVAIMGAIWPLLVMTGMHRVFTPTIIQTIAETGKEGMVMPSEIGANLSLGGSSLAVAFKTKNRELRQTALAAAASAIVAGISEPALYGVAVRLKRPLIASLISGFICGAVAGLGGLASHSMASPGLFTSVQFFDPTNPMSIVWVGGVMVLAVVLSFVLTLLLGFEDIPESEEAQTAPPAPATNTVNAANTQ, encoded by the coding sequence ATGCCGAAGAATTACGCAGAGATCTCACCCGCTATCGTGAAGGCGCTGGGTGGCCTCACCAATATTGAAGCCGTGACCCACTGCATGACCCGCCTGCGGTTCGTGGTGAAAGACCAGGCGCTGATCGACACCCTGGCGCTGAAAGCCATTAATGGCGTATTGGGCGTGGTGCACAGCGGTGAGCAATGCCAGGTGATCATCGGCAATGAAGTGTCGAAGGCTTATCAGGCGGTGCTGGCGCTCGGCATGCCGGGTAACCCCCCCACCGCCACTCCGGCAAAACGCAAAATCACCCTGAAAGGCATTGGTGCCGGCATTCTCGACGCCCTGATCGGCACCATGTCGCCGTTGATCCCGGCCATCATCGGCGGTTCGATGGTGAAATTGCTGGCGATGATCCTGGATATGTTCGGCGTATTCGAAAAAGGCTCGTCGACCCTGGTGATACTGAACGTGATTGGCGACGGCGCGTTCTTCTTCCTGCCGGTGATGGTGGCCGCCTCTGCGGCGCTGAAATTCAAAACCAACATGTCACTGGCAATCGCCATTGCCGGGGTGCTGCTGCACCCTAACTTTATCGACCTGATGGCCAAGGCGGCGCAGGGCCAGGCGGTGGAGTTCGCCTACATCCCGGTGACGGCGGTGAAATACACCTACACGGTGATCCCCGCGCTGGTGATGACCTGGATATTGTCGTACATCGAGCGCTGGGTCGATCGCATCACCCCGGCGGTGACCAAGAACTTCCTTAAGCCGATGCTGATTGTGCTGATTGCCGCGCCGATCGCGATTGTGTTTATCGGCCCGGTCGGCATCTGGATCGGCAGCGGGATTTCGGCGCTGGTGTACACCGTGCATGGTTATCTGGGCTGGCTTTCCGTCGCCATTATGGGGGCCATTTGGCCGCTGCTGGTGATGACCGGCATGCACCGCGTATTCACCCCAACCATCATCCAGACCATCGCCGAAACCGGCAAAGAGGGCATGGTGATGCCTTCGGAGATTGGTGCCAACCTGTCGCTCGGCGGCTCTTCGCTGGCGGTGGCGTTCAAAACCAAGAACCGCGAACTGCGCCAGACCGCCTTGGCCGCCGCCGCTTCCGCCATTGTGGCGGGCATTTCCGAACCGGCACTGTACGGCGTGGCAGTGCGACTTAAACGCCCATTGATCGCCAGTTTGATCAGCGGTTTTATCTGCGGTGCCGTCGCCGGTCTCGGTGGATTGGCCAGCCATTCGATGGCTTCGCCCGGCCTGTTCACCAGCGTGCAGTTCTTCGACCCGACCAACCCGATGAGCATAGTCTGGGTCGGCGGCGTGATGGTGCTTGCCGTGGTGCTGTCATTCGTGCTCACGCTGCTTTTGGGCTTTGAAGACATCCCGGAAAGCGAAGAGGCTCAAACCGCGCCCCCGGCCCCCGCGACGAATACCGTTAACGCCGCGAATACCCAATGA
- the bglH gene encoding Aryl-phospho-beta-D-glucosidase BglH, translating into MSDSTFPQGFLWGGALAANQSEGGYLEGGKGLTTVDMIPHGPNRMPVKLGLEKRFSLREDEFYPSHDAIDFYHRYRDDIALMAEMGFSVFRTSIAWSRIYPNGDELTPNPEGIAFYRSLFEECRKYGIEPLVTLCHFDVPMHLVTEYGSWRSRKMVEFFTRYARTCFEAFDGLVKYWLTFNEINIVLHSPFSGAGLVFEADENPEQVKYQAIHHELVASALATRIAHEVNPANQVGCMLAGGNFYPWSSKPEDVWAALEKDRENLFFIDVQARGAYPSYSARVFREKGVSIMMEEGDSEILKNTVDFVSFSYYASRCASADMNDNNSSAANVVKSLTNPHIPRSDWGWGIDPLGLRITMNMMYDRYQKPLFLVENGLGAHDEFNADGEIADDYRISYLREHIRAMADAIADGVPVMGYTTWGCIDLVAASTGEMSKRYGLVYVDRDDNGNGTLARTRKKSFWWYKRVIASNGADLG; encoded by the coding sequence ATGTCTGATTCGACATTCCCGCAAGGTTTTTTATGGGGCGGCGCCTTGGCCGCCAACCAGTCTGAAGGTGGCTATCTGGAGGGCGGAAAAGGGCTGACCACGGTCGACATGATCCCGCATGGCCCCAACCGCATGCCGGTAAAACTGGGCCTGGAAAAGCGCTTTAGCCTGCGCGAAGACGAGTTTTACCCGAGCCACGACGCCATTGATTTTTACCACCGCTACCGCGACGACATTGCGCTGATGGCGGAGATGGGCTTTAGCGTATTCCGCACCTCTATCGCCTGGAGCCGGATTTACCCGAACGGCGACGAGCTGACGCCCAACCCGGAAGGCATCGCCTTCTACCGCAGCCTGTTCGAAGAGTGCCGCAAATACGGCATCGAGCCGCTGGTGACCCTGTGCCATTTCGACGTGCCGATGCACCTGGTGACCGAATACGGCTCCTGGCGCAGCCGCAAGATGGTGGAGTTTTTCACCCGCTATGCCCGCACCTGTTTTGAAGCCTTCGACGGGCTGGTGAAATACTGGCTCACCTTCAACGAGATCAACATTGTGCTGCACAGCCCGTTTTCCGGCGCAGGATTAGTGTTTGAAGCAGACGAGAACCCCGAGCAGGTAAAATACCAGGCCATACATCACGAACTGGTGGCCAGTGCGCTGGCGACGCGCATCGCGCACGAGGTGAACCCCGCCAACCAGGTGGGCTGCATGCTGGCCGGCGGCAATTTTTACCCCTGGTCCAGCAAGCCGGAAGACGTGTGGGCCGCGCTGGAGAAAGACCGCGAGAACCTGTTCTTTATCGACGTGCAGGCCCGTGGCGCCTACCCTTCTTACTCTGCCAGGGTATTCCGCGAGAAAGGTGTGAGCATCATGATGGAGGAAGGCGACAGCGAAATCCTGAAGAATACCGTCGATTTTGTCTCCTTCAGCTATTACGCCTCGCGCTGCGCTTCTGCCGATATGAACGACAACAACAGCAGCGCCGCCAACGTGGTGAAATCCCTGACCAACCCGCATATTCCGCGCAGCGACTGGGGCTGGGGCATCGATCCGCTGGGTTTGCGCATCACCATGAACATGATGTACGACCGCTACCAAAAGCCGCTGTTTCTGGTGGAAAACGGCCTGGGCGCTCACGACGAGTTCAATGCCGACGGCGAGATAGCCGACGATTACCGCATCAGCTACCTGCGCGAACACATCCGCGCCATGGCCGACGCCATCGCCGACGGCGTGCCGGTGATGGGTTACACCACCTGGGGCTGCATTGACCTGGTGGCGGCTTCGACCGGCGAAATGAGCAAGCGCTATGGTTTGGTTTATGTCGACCGTGACGACAATGGCAACGGCACCCTCGCCCGTACCCGCAAGAAGTCTTTCTGGTGGTACAAACGAGTGATTGCCAGTAATGGGGCCGATTTGGGGTGA